Below is a window of Naumovozyma castellii chromosome 9, complete genome DNA.
TTGGTTTTTTATTGGTAATTcgttcttcatcatctacTGTATCTCGTGGGGGTGCAATGGGGAGACTTGTgaatttatcttcatccAATAAATCTAACTTTGAAGACTGGTATAACTTAGATGGGACTTTAGGTTTAGCTCCAATCAATTGGGATTTCCTTTTTCTCACATTAATGAGTCTACTTTGCCCAAATTGCAGGCCTGAACTTGTATGTACTTTCCTCTTAGAAGGTGTACTATTACTATCAAACGTAAATTcctttctttccaattgcCATTTCAAAGGGATTgcattttcattcttttgtATTATTGGGgtatttaatgatttttgAAAGCTATCATTGGGTATAGTGGgtgtattattattatttgatgatgtGGTAGAAATTAACGATAACGAATTAGTATCCAATGGTTCAAACACCCTAAGTCGCGAAAGATCATCCATAGTATTAGCAAAAATTGGCAATTTTATCCCGTAAAATAGTATAATGCTCGTTTCCTGGGATGGTAAGGGTGAACCTTTCTACGAACTTCTCCCACAGATAAACGTTTATATCTTTAATCGTAtatctgaaaattttgaacGGGGTTTATACTCTGTTTATCCTTTGCCGCTTCGGGAAATTCGATGATCTACTctaaaaatattatatatacaaaatattatatttagcttattattagaaaGTCCTTTCATCATCAGTCAAGGAATGACAGATATCATAAATTCCTAACGTTCTTTTGCACCGTTAATAGGGAATTTTGAAGTCCAGTAACCCCCAATGGCATGAAGCCAAGAGGTTTCAATAGTTCGGAGTTTCCCGAGTTATTTAAAGCATCACAAGCTGCTGTTAGCTTCAATGAATATGCCTGATACAAAGAATCACATGATTCCCTCAAGTTTTTAATGGCCTCTTTAATCAGTTTCTTGGTTTCCTTGTCTTTAATTCTCTTGAAGCCGTCTAAAGTTTTCAAAGTGGAAAGCTTCATTAAGTACGTATGTGTGAGCTTCCAACCACTTTTAGAGTCTGCTGGAATTGATGTGTCTTGGAGAAAAGAAAGTAAGTTTTTACCGTCATTCTCATATATATCATATATGACCTTAAACGACCAAACTTCGGCCTTCGTTAGAGAGTTGGCAAGAACGTTCTCTAAAGATAAATCTTTGGATAGATTTTTTAAGTATTCATCTACCATGCTACTTTTCTTTCCGGTAGGGATACACTCAATCATGAATTCTTTGACGCAATTTAGCGAAATCCATTCATCGTTGactttcaaataatctaaAATATCGGGTAGATTTTCATTCTTAATGtcatttccaaaaatagTCCAGTCTCTATTATCACTCCAACCTGTGGATCCCATAAGTGCTAATTTTCCCCAATCTTGATGTAATTTCTGTAACAAGGATGCGCGCTTATCATTACAGAGTCGTGACATTTGCAAGACTTCACAAGTCTTCATCCATTTTGAACTCgatctttccaatttgcTTCTAAATTCAAACATACCCAAAATTTTGCAGTATGcctttctttcaaatgatattttcagAAATTGAGGAACTCTTTCTAATGAAACGTCATAAAGGGCGCAGTCTTCTTTGAATGTcttatttaagaaatcatcTTGCTTTGAGGGGaacaatgaagaaaatcTGGTATAAATAAGGTAGTTCATTGAATCATTTTGGATATTTTTCACCTTGAGGTCCAAGTAATGAGAATATGCTAGAGGAACAAGGCCAAGGTGCATGTAGATTGCGATGATCCATGTTTTGGTATCATAGTTATGAGGGTCTTGCATTTGATAGTTTTCTAACAACGAAAGAGATAGTATTATATCATCCAAAGTGGGttcattcttcaataagACTCTTTTTACTAATGCTAATATAAAAATGGAGGATTGTGAGTAGTCAGTCTTTGACTTTTCTGATAACGAATCCTTATGTCTCTGGTAAAAGTCAATTGGATCTACATCTTCGAGttttaatttgaaaacgTTGGAATCATGAATGACATCTCTCTCAGTAATATTCTGCATTACATCTTTCAAAACATCTTGGTTTATTTGTTCCTGATAATGTAACATGTCTACTGCACAACATGGTTTATTATGgttttttccaaataaaataaaagtgATTTTTTTGGAAACTTCTCTAGTAAACATAAGATCACATTCTATTCTAGCCaatcttgaatttcttgaGTCCCCAACAAGCtcatca
It encodes the following:
- the MDM20 gene encoding Mdm20p (ancestral locus Anc_3.130), producing MSSKIEEEIFQCIERSNFKQCNEKIALLKRQFPKSAYISTLEIYAKFKQSPTKFDYEKDLGNLYGVNGSLITSDLRALDLLHKLFIELERYEEALHVYEAANFKYTSYELVSQWFEKALEDFHFNHMARSSLQMVKFKEVNPLPSRNYYFWNALCVIALFKFQNDKVTEQESKILPQLAYKNLCNVKPFQSNQELIVFGLLIEELFPNDEEKINELINLIVPQLSKSVDLYLKNFILNFLNDRNPELLFECCKIILKHIDDFEAIKSLLHAAKETAKTKEEALSLIDELVGDSRNSRLARIECDLMFTREVSKKITFILFGKNHNKPCCAVDMLHYQEQINQDVLKDVMQNITERDVIHDSNVFKLKLEDVDPIDFYQRHKDSLSEKSKTDYSQSSIFILALVKRVLLKNEPTLDDIILSLSLLENYQMQDPHNYDTKTWIIAIYMHLGLVPLAYSHYLDLKVKNIQNDSMNYLIYTRFSSLFPSKQDDFLNKTFKEDCALYDVSLERVPQFLKISFERKAYCKILGMFEFRSKLERSSSKWMKTCEVLQMSRLCNDKRASLLQKLHQDWGKLALMGSTGWSDNRDWTIFGNDIKNENLPDILDYLKVNDEWISLNCVKEFMIECIPTGKKSSMVDEYLKNLSKDLSLENVLANSLTKAEVWSFKVIYDIYENDGKNLLSFLQDTSIPADSKSGWKLTHTYLMKLSTLKTLDGFKRIKDKETKKLIKEAIKNLRESCDSLYQAYSLKLTAACDALNNSGNSELLKPLGFMPLGVTGLQNSLLTVQKNVRNL